The Candidatus Poribacteria bacterium genome includes a window with the following:
- a CDS encoding glycoside hydrolase family 32 protein: protein MNTAIEKTEALIHSTRVLDAMYADDPYRPCYHFTPPFGWMNDINGSIFWKGRYHIFYQHNPEGGYWKWMQWGHASSVDLVHWVHHPIALTPDLDGPDRNGCFSGGALVNLEDVPTFIYHGVPDGTCIATSDDDLLITWDKHPANPVIPVPKPGEEGHGEYIVFDPCAWVEGDTYYALIGNTIPGQSGDGTALFKSSNLVDWEFVRSFYQSRREWTDAKEDCAVPDFYSLGDKYMLLFCSHWQGTQYYLGRFENERYYVENYGRMSWEGGLLGGPRSLLDAQGRRIFFDWIREIRGVDQERASGWSGVMTVPRILSLATDGSLQIKPVPELECLRMNPKALENITLNTDDEMNLEEVQGNCLELAVEIDPGDATEVGVQVLCSPDQAERTGVLYVPAERTLKIDISRSTLNEAIQYPHYRDAGGNARLPESERFVDAQRAPFALKDSETLQLRIYVDKSVVEVFANGRQCITQRVYPTRADSIGVKLVSRGGQAHFRSVQAWEMAPAF, encoded by the coding sequence ATGAACACAGCCATCGAAAAGACAGAAGCACTTATACATTCTACACGAGTATTGGATGCAATGTATGCGGATGATCCTTATCGACCGTGTTATCACTTCACCCCGCCGTTCGGTTGGATGAACGATATCAACGGTTCGATCTTTTGGAAGGGACGGTACCATATCTTCTATCAGCACAATCCTGAGGGTGGCTATTGGAAATGGATGCAGTGGGGGCACGCGTCGAGTGTTGATCTGGTGCATTGGGTGCATCATCCAATCGCTTTAACGCCTGATCTCGACGGACCGGATCGTAACGGCTGCTTCAGCGGTGGTGCCCTCGTGAATCTGGAGGATGTCCCGACATTCATCTACCATGGAGTCCCGGACGGAACGTGTATCGCAACGAGTGATGATGACTTGCTCATTACGTGGGACAAACATCCAGCCAATCCTGTGATTCCGGTCCCAAAACCCGGTGAGGAAGGGCATGGCGAATATATTGTGTTTGATCCGTGTGCCTGGGTGGAAGGCGATACCTATTATGCGCTCATCGGGAACACGATACCCGGACAGAGTGGAGACGGAACTGCTCTGTTTAAGTCGTCTAATCTTGTGGATTGGGAATTTGTGCGCTCCTTTTATCAATCGCGGCGCGAGTGGACAGATGCAAAAGAGGACTGTGCCGTCCCTGATTTCTATTCATTAGGTGATAAGTACATGCTGCTGTTTTGTAGCCATTGGCAAGGCACGCAGTATTACCTCGGCAGATTTGAAAACGAGCGGTATTATGTCGAAAATTATGGACGGATGAGTTGGGAGGGCGGACTGCTCGGTGGACCGCGTTCGCTGTTGGACGCGCAAGGACGCCGTATCTTTTTCGATTGGATTCGCGAGATTCGCGGGGTTGATCAGGAACGTGCGTCGGGTTGGTCCGGGGTGATGACAGTACCACGAATTCTTTCCCTCGCTACCGATGGCAGTTTGCAGATTAAACCGGTGCCAGAGTTAGAGTGCCTACGGATGAACCCGAAGGCACTTGAAAATATTACCTTGAACACCGATGATGAGATGAATTTAGAAGAGGTTCAGGGGAATTGCCTTGAGTTGGCTGTCGAAATTGACCCCGGCGATGCAACTGAGGTGGGCGTTCAAGTGCTCTGTTCACCAGATCAAGCTGAACGAACCGGAGTTCTGTATGTTCCGGCGGAAAGAACGTTAAAAATTGACATCAGTCGTTCTACCTTAAACGAAGCCATTCAGTATCCACACTACCGAGACGCAGGAGGCAATGCGAGATTGCCAGAATCGGAGCGGTTTGTTGACGCACAGCGTGCACCTTTCGCACTAAAAGACAGCGAAACACTTCAACTCCGCATCTATGTTGATAAGTCTGTGGTTGAGGTATTCGCGAACGGTAGGCAGTGCATTACACAACGCGTCTACCCAACGCGAGCCGACAGCATCGGTGTAAAATTAGTGAGCCGTGGTGGGCAGGCACATTTCCGATCCGTTCAGGCGTGGGAAATGGCACCCGCATTTTGA
- a CDS encoding SDR family oxidoreductase, producing the protein MIDPKLSSKVALITGANHGIGAATALALGKQGVKIFASFFRPSCQYSEAELKRAEKAGIGGDTYYRAMQQKPISQLVDEFRGTGMTISVLEVDLADETNISKLFDVCEEELGPVDILINNHTHCVLETFDPEQISTDGSGVFLSTAANIDAHFVINSRAYALMMQAYLNQYLENGLSWGRIVNTSTDAAHCHPLNISYAASKHAIESYSRSAACELGKYGITVNVIAPGPVQTGYIVPADEKTIAKSTPLGRVGTPEDVADVTVFLCSEQARWLTGQLLYVGGGYRIPQ; encoded by the coding sequence ATGATTGACCCGAAGTTAAGCAGTAAGGTTGCCCTAATTACAGGTGCCAACCACGGCATCGGTGCTGCAACAGCGTTGGCACTCGGCAAACAAGGTGTAAAGATATTCGCATCCTTTTTTCGTCCATCGTGCCAATACAGTGAAGCAGAATTAAAACGCGCCGAAAAAGCAGGAATAGGTGGAGATACCTATTACCGAGCCATGCAACAAAAGCCTATTTCTCAACTTGTCGACGAGTTTAGAGGCACCGGAATGACAATATCTGTTTTAGAGGTGGACCTTGCTGATGAAACAAATATCTCAAAACTTTTCGATGTATGTGAAGAAGAATTGGGTCCTGTTGATATCCTAATTAACAATCATACCCACTGTGTACTGGAGACTTTTGATCCAGAACAAATTTCAACAGATGGAAGCGGTGTTTTCTTATCCACTGCTGCAAACATTGATGCCCACTTCGTTATTAATTCCCGAGCGTATGCATTGATGATGCAAGCATATCTGAATCAATACCTTGAAAATGGGCTGAGTTGGGGACGTATTGTAAATACCAGTACGGATGCTGCACACTGCCACCCCCTGAACATTAGTTACGCTGCCAGCAAACACGCAATTGAATCTTACAGTCGCTCTGCAGCGTGTGAGTTAGGGAAATACGGTATTACGGTAAATGTGATTGCACCAGGACCGGTGCAAACAGGTTACATTGTACCGGCGGATGAAAAGACGATTGCAAAATCTACACCGTTAGGGAGGGTCGGCACACCTGAAGATGTGGCTGATGTTACAGTCTTTCTCTGTTCTGAACAGGCGCGCTGGCTCACAGGACAGTTACTGTATGTTGGCGGTGGTTACCGAATTCCACAATAA
- a CDS encoding aldo/keto reductase, with translation MAYEIPKTVLGRTGLTVTRLGSGGAYCESVEGYRKAIDAGINYMDTARSYRDGEDEKVIGAAIKGQRDKLILATKTAKRDAKGARAELETSLWMLGVDYIDIYQLHHLNSQGEREQALAPDGALEMAQKARDEGLIRFIGVTGHDWIEIQHAVDTGFFDTVLCWYNCAMKTPEDTVFPAADKHNTGVVIMNASRNDRLFGDAGAPSPEQFYRYVLSHKSVNLTIMGLRDVERFHRIAEALSEQETLTSEEQAVLEEYGARRLEEGALT, from the coding sequence ATGGCTTATGAGATTCCGAAAACAGTTTTAGGTCGCACAGGTCTGACGGTTACGCGACTCGGTAGCGGGGGCGCGTATTGTGAATCCGTTGAGGGTTATCGGAAAGCGATTGATGCCGGTATCAATTATATGGATACAGCACGATCCTACAGAGATGGCGAGGATGAGAAGGTCATCGGAGCCGCTATAAAGGGACAACGCGATAAACTCATTCTTGCGACGAAAACCGCTAAACGCGATGCAAAAGGTGCACGGGCAGAACTTGAAACATCGTTATGGATGCTTGGCGTTGACTACATTGATATTTATCAGCTGCATCACCTGAACTCGCAAGGGGAACGAGAGCAGGCGTTGGCACCCGACGGCGCATTGGAAATGGCGCAGAAGGCACGAGATGAGGGACTTATCCGCTTTATCGGTGTTACCGGACACGATTGGATTGAGATACAACACGCCGTTGACACAGGATTCTTTGACACCGTCCTCTGTTGGTATAACTGTGCGATGAAAACGCCAGAGGATACAGTTTTCCCTGCTGCTGACAAGCATAATACCGGTGTCGTCATTATGAATGCTTCGCGCAATGACAGGCTTTTTGGGGACGCAGGCGCGCCATCTCCAGAGCAGTTCTACCGATATGTGCTCAGCCATAAGAGTGTAAATCTGACGATCATGGGATTGAGGGACGTTGAACGATTCCATCGGATTGCAGAGGCACTCTCCGAGCAAGAAACCTTGACATCGGAAGAACAAGCGGTTTTGGAAGAATATGGAGCACGGCGGCTCGAAGAAGGCGCGCTGACATAA
- a CDS encoding MFS transporter codes for MDKSAPDQTNERSEESYPHEKRNLIVFALNQILMRLGWMFKSESVVIPAFIDVYTSSGTIRGLLPLILRIGQSLPQFLVAQRVARMPKKQGFFILTGFGFAIQWFVLSGILSLTRWSANVIVVVFLVLCTLHWLAVGCNHLATGTLQGKLISPEKRGRLLAYSNIIGCTLAIGVAFYLLPRWLSGDAPRYAMLFSATAFFFGVAAAVSFWFRELPSRPEGTAPFFRFLGDALLSLRYDRNFRRFAIVILLFYSIWPLFPHYTVFGKRTLGLVPSGFVTLIIAQNASNAIGAGIMGNIADRSGNRFVLRILILISACMPLLAVGISRMPSGAQFYWIIFALMGFTPVSARIVTNYTLEIAPQEKHPQYLGVMSLFQAIPLFVSPLIGALIEEFAFEPVFIGCGILVLLGFLLTFRLAEPRFSQSS; via the coding sequence ATGGATAAAAGCGCACCAGATCAGACGAATGAGCGTTCAGAAGAGTCTTATCCGCACGAAAAGCGCAATTTAATTGTATTCGCGCTAAACCAGATTTTGATGCGTCTCGGTTGGATGTTCAAATCCGAGTCTGTGGTCATTCCAGCGTTTATTGATGTCTATACTTCGTCTGGAACCATCCGTGGGCTGCTACCGCTCATTCTGCGAATTGGACAGAGTTTGCCCCAGTTTCTGGTCGCGCAACGTGTCGCCCGAATGCCGAAAAAGCAGGGGTTCTTCATTCTCACAGGATTCGGGTTCGCGATTCAGTGGTTCGTGTTGTCTGGGATATTAAGCCTGACACGCTGGTCAGCAAACGTTATTGTCGTTGTTTTTCTCGTGCTGTGTACCCTGCACTGGCTCGCGGTTGGTTGCAATCATCTGGCTACCGGAACGCTACAGGGCAAACTCATCAGTCCTGAAAAACGGGGGCGGTTACTCGCCTATTCCAATATCATCGGTTGTACACTCGCGATTGGTGTCGCTTTTTACCTCTTACCGCGTTGGCTTTCTGGGGATGCTCCACGTTATGCGATGCTCTTTAGTGCAACAGCCTTTTTCTTTGGGGTCGCAGCAGCAGTCAGTTTCTGGTTTAGAGAACTCCCTTCACGTCCAGAGGGCACGGCACCTTTTTTCAGATTTCTCGGCGACGCGCTCCTATCGTTGCGATACGACAGAAATTTTCGGCGGTTTGCAATCGTTATCCTGCTGTTTTACTCAATCTGGCCCCTTTTCCCACACTATACGGTTTTTGGAAAGCGGACATTAGGGTTAGTTCCTTCTGGTTTCGTCACGTTGATAATTGCACAAAATGCGTCCAATGCTATCGGTGCCGGTATCATGGGCAACATCGCAGACCGCTCAGGGAACCGATTCGTCTTGCGTATTTTGATATTAATCAGTGCCTGTATGCCACTGTTGGCGGTTGGTATTAGTCGAATGCCGTCTGGTGCGCAGTTTTATTGGATTATCTTTGCTCTTATGGGATTCACACCGGTGTCAGCGCGCATTGTCACAAACTATACGCTTGAAATTGCACCACAGGAGAAACACCCGCAATATCTCGGTGTGATGAGTCTTTTTCAGGCGATTCCGTTGTTCGTTTCCCCTTTGATTGGGGCGTTAATCGAGGAGTTCGCTTTTGAACCGGTTTTTATCGGGTGCGGTATCCTTGTTTTGTTAGGGTTTTTGCTAACTTTCCGATTGGCTGAACCGCGATTTAGCCAAAGCTCGTAA